The Cohaesibacter intestini genome includes a window with the following:
- a CDS encoding PopZ family protein — protein MSNSSAAQEPSMEEILASIRRIISDEEAAISQDSAPEPEAELPAGDTELSQDDLDALFDSPAPDPEPEPEEDLEMDMAAAMAAEADEPEEEEEVLELQTAWQEPDLVEPRDDDLMFAEKEPAPEPEKPEPSALEQKVQETLEQKVPEMLKASIETEPTPTGPLPDVGRGSPLVSDEVSSIVTSAFGNLTHTVLSNNPRTMENVVEDMLRPMLKAWLDQNLPIMVERLVRAEIERVSRGEQHFR, from the coding sequence ATGTCGAATTCCAGTGCAGCTCAAGAACCCTCTATGGAGGAAATTCTGGCGTCTATTCGTCGCATCATTTCCGACGAGGAAGCTGCCATCAGTCAAGATAGTGCGCCAGAACCTGAAGCAGAGTTGCCCGCGGGCGATACCGAGCTTAGTCAGGATGACTTGGATGCGCTGTTTGACAGCCCAGCCCCGGATCCAGAGCCAGAACCGGAAGAAGACCTCGAAATGGACATGGCTGCGGCCATGGCGGCGGAAGCCGACGAGCCGGAAGAGGAAGAAGAGGTTCTCGAGCTTCAGACCGCTTGGCAGGAGCCAGATCTAGTCGAGCCGCGCGATGACGACCTAATGTTCGCCGAAAAGGAACCGGCTCCTGAGCCTGAAAAACCCGAACCATCTGCACTGGAACAGAAGGTTCAGGAAACGCTGGAGCAGAAGGTGCCGGAGATGCTCAAGGCGAGCATTGAAACCGAACCGACGCCGACAGGGCCGTTGCCAGATGTCGGTCGTGGCTCTCCATTGGTCTCCGATGAGGTTTCATCCATCGTCACCAGTGCGTTTGGCAATCTTACCCATACGGTTTTGTCCAACAATCCACGCACCATGGAAAATGTGGTCGAGGACATGCTGCGGCCGATGCTGAAGGCATGGTTGGATCAGAATTTGCCAATTATGGTCGAGCGGCTTGTCCGTGCCGAGATTGAGCGAGTGTCCAGGGGTGAGCAGCATTTCCGCTGA